In Chryseobacterium oranimense, a single window of DNA contains:
- a CDS encoding DUF4197 domain-containing protein, with translation MRKNILFAAVLLFSVSAQAQLLDIIKSTVKNKTGVDLDNPSKTKTSTTTSNTTTTVPTQSSPVNLGSLTSSQISSGLKEALSLGVTDGVKKLALTDGFLKNEAVKILMPEKLRKIDTTLRSLGMGSLADEGVKLLNRAAEDAVTEAAPIFTKAITSMTITDAKNILLGSDNAATNYLQTKTQSQLFTAFQPKVKASLGKVGADTVWKNLISKYNTFTGQAVTTDLNEYVTTETINGVFKMVADKESGIRNTPAMRTTSILQKVFGAQDGK, from the coding sequence ATGAGAAAAAACATTCTATTCGCCGCCGTATTATTATTTTCAGTTTCTGCGCAGGCTCAACTCTTAGATATTATTAAATCTACCGTTAAAAACAAAACCGGTGTTGACCTTGACAATCCCTCAAAAACTAAAACTTCCACAACCACTTCTAACACAACTACTACAGTTCCAACCCAAAGTTCTCCTGTGAATCTGGGGAGCTTAACTTCTTCGCAAATTTCTTCTGGATTAAAGGAAGCCTTAAGTCTTGGGGTAACTGATGGTGTGAAGAAACTGGCTTTAACAGATGGTTTTTTAAAGAATGAAGCCGTAAAAATTTTAATGCCCGAAAAGTTAAGAAAGATCGACACCACACTACGTTCCCTGGGAATGGGAAGTCTTGCCGATGAAGGCGTGAAATTATTAAACAGGGCTGCTGAGGATGCGGTAACAGAAGCCGCACCAATTTTCACAAAAGCCATCACCTCCATGACGATTACAGATGCCAAAAATATTTTGTTGGGCAGTGATAACGCAGCAACCAATTATTTACAAACCAAGACGCAAAGTCAGTTATTTACAGCTTTCCAGCCAAAGGTAAAGGCTTCATTGGGTAAAGTGGGTGCAGATACGGTATGGAAAAATCTGATTTCAAAATACAATACTTTCACGGGACAAGCCGTAACAACCGATCTTAATGAATATGTTACGACCGAAACTATTAATGGAGTATTCAAAATGGTGGCTGATAAAGAAAGTGGCATCAGAAATACTCCGGCCATGAGGACTACTTCTATTTTACAGAAGGTTTTTGGGGCGCAGGATGGGAAATAA